The Pantoea sp. At-9b genome includes a window with the following:
- the lgt gene encoding prolipoprotein diacylglyceryl transferase, with protein MTNGYIAFPQFDPVIFSVGPISLHWYGLMYLVGFVFAMWLAVRRANKPGSGWKKEEVENLLYAGFLGVFLGGRIGYVLFYNLPLFLENPLYLFKVWDGGMSFHGGLIGVIVVMLIFARRTKRTFFQVSDFIAPLIPFGLGAGRLGNFINGELWGRVAPDFKFAMLFPGSRSEDVALAVNNPQYQSLLNTYGVLPRHPSQLYELMLEGVVLFIILNLFIRKPRPMGSVSGLFLIGYGAFRIIVEFFRQPDAQLGLFDGGISMGQILSTPMILAGVIMMIWAYRRHPQQQPREVK; from the coding sequence ATGACTAACGGCTATATCGCTTTTCCCCAATTTGACCCGGTGATTTTCTCCGTCGGGCCGATTTCGCTCCACTGGTACGGTTTAATGTATCTGGTGGGCTTTGTGTTCGCTATGTGGCTGGCGGTGCGTCGCGCCAACAAGCCAGGCAGCGGCTGGAAAAAAGAGGAAGTGGAGAACCTGCTGTACGCCGGTTTCCTCGGGGTTTTCCTCGGCGGACGTATTGGTTATGTGCTGTTCTATAACCTGCCGCTGTTCCTTGAGAATCCGCTTTATCTGTTTAAAGTTTGGGATGGCGGCATGTCATTCCACGGTGGCCTGATTGGCGTGATCGTGGTGATGCTGATTTTTGCCCGTCGTACCAAACGCACCTTCTTCCAGGTTTCTGATTTTATTGCACCGCTGATCCCATTTGGTCTGGGTGCGGGGCGGCTTGGTAACTTCATCAATGGTGAATTATGGGGCCGTGTGGCACCCGATTTTAAATTCGCCATGCTGTTCCCCGGTTCGCGTAGCGAAGACGTTGCGCTGGCGGTGAACAACCCGCAGTATCAGTCGCTGCTGAACACCTACGGCGTCCTGCCGCGTCATCCCTCGCAGTTGTATGAACTGATGCTGGAAGGTGTGGTGCTGTTTATCATCCTCAATCTGTTTATTCGCAAGCCCCGCCCGATGGGCAGCGTATCGGGCCTGTTCCTGATTGGTTACGGCGCATTCCGTATTATTGTTGAATTCTTCCGTCAGCCGGACGCACAGCTGGGCCTGTTCGACGGCGGCATCAGCATGGGGCAGATTCTCTCGACGCCTATGATTCTGGCTGGCGTGATTATGATGATCTGGGCATATCGTCGTCACCCACAGCAACAACCCCGCGAGGTAAAATGA
- a CDS encoding prepilin-type N-terminal cleavage/methylation domain-containing protein has protein sequence MNRNDENGFTLPELLVVMVIAGVLSLGMMQGWQRWQQQQQLRESVLQLQGFLLRLRAWASWQNTEANLWLLPGASGCIGSGPRPLEGCQASSRWVYVPPHADVRLVSITGEPGFYGRRDVARAGSIDLESSAGRWRVIISARARIRACQPGEKGCE, from the coding sequence ATGAACAGAAACGATGAAAACGGCTTCACTTTGCCGGAACTGTTGGTGGTGATGGTGATTGCGGGGGTGCTAAGCCTTGGCATGATGCAGGGATGGCAACGCTGGCAACAGCAGCAACAATTGCGGGAAAGCGTACTGCAACTCCAGGGCTTTCTGTTGCGGCTGCGTGCCTGGGCCAGTTGGCAAAATACCGAGGCCAACTTGTGGTTATTACCCGGTGCTTCGGGTTGTATCGGCAGTGGCCCACGTCCTCTGGAAGGGTGTCAGGCAAGTTCGCGTTGGGTCTATGTCCCACCCCATGCGGATGTGCGGCTGGTCAGTATCACTGGGGAACCCGGGTTTTATGGCCGTCGTGATGTAGCACGGGCTGGCAGTATTGATCTTGAAAGCAGTGCCGGGCGCTGGCGGGTGATTATTTCAGCACGCGCACGCATTCGGGCCTGCCAGCCGGGAGAGAAGGGATGCGAATAG
- a CDS encoding DUF2509 family protein: MKHAGNSTLGMVLMVLLMGGLTLHATRTRLAQDVVLVADEQNYHRDFWQAAGALQWGMVQSWPDTQGWQCLDWAAEHWRSCLLRLEGDNGLLQGSGAGRELALWHWVSTQGSQVKPKPQGWIDYCPLSDTALCQAATGIQPGGNPGRDAAAGNEHQRVVALSSGANAEF; encoded by the coding sequence GTGAAGCATGCGGGTAATAGCACGTTGGGTATGGTGTTGATGGTGTTGCTGATGGGCGGCCTCACGTTACATGCCACGCGTACCCGGCTGGCGCAGGATGTGGTGCTGGTGGCGGATGAACAGAACTACCATCGGGATTTCTGGCAGGCTGCGGGTGCGTTGCAATGGGGTATGGTGCAAAGTTGGCCGGATACACAAGGCTGGCAATGCCTCGATTGGGCGGCTGAGCACTGGCGTAGCTGCCTGCTGCGACTGGAGGGGGATAATGGGTTACTACAGGGAAGTGGAGCGGGACGGGAACTGGCACTGTGGCATTGGGTGTCCACTCAGGGCAGCCAGGTCAAACCAAAACCACAAGGCTGGATTGACTACTGCCCCTTGTCCGACACCGCATTATGTCAGGCGGCAACAGGGATTCAGCCTGGCGGAAACCCTGGTCGCGATGCTGCTGCTGGCAATGAGCATCAGCGCGTTGTTGCACTATCATCGGGTGCTAACGCTGAGTTTTAG
- the thyA gene encoding thymidylate synthase, giving the protein MKQYLDLMQHVLNEGAEKADRTGTGTLSIFGHQMRFNLQDGFPLVTTKKCHLRSIIHELLWFLQGDTNIGYLKDNKVTIWDEWADENGDLGPVYGKQWRSWGNANGEQIDQISRVIEQLKRDPDSRRIIVSAWNVGELDQMALAPCHAFFQFYVANGKLSCQLYQRSCDIFLGLPFNIASYALLVHMVAQQCDLEVGDFVWTGGDTHLYSNHLEQARLQLTREPRPLPKLIIKRKPASIFDYQFEDFEIEGYDPHPAIKAPVAI; this is encoded by the coding sequence ATGAAACAGTATCTGGATTTAATGCAGCATGTGCTGAATGAAGGCGCAGAAAAGGCCGACCGTACTGGCACCGGCACGCTTTCCATTTTTGGCCACCAGATGCGTTTCAATTTGCAGGACGGTTTTCCGCTGGTCACCACCAAGAAGTGCCACCTGCGCTCGATCATTCATGAGTTGCTGTGGTTCCTGCAAGGTGACACCAATATCGGTTATCTGAAGGATAACAAGGTCACCATCTGGGATGAGTGGGCGGATGAAAACGGCGATCTGGGTCCGGTATACGGTAAGCAGTGGCGCAGTTGGGGCAATGCTAATGGCGAGCAAATCGACCAGATTAGCCGGGTGATAGAGCAGTTAAAACGTGACCCGGATTCACGCCGTATCATTGTGTCGGCATGGAACGTCGGTGAACTGGACCAGATGGCGCTGGCACCTTGCCACGCCTTCTTCCAGTTCTATGTGGCGAACGGTAAGCTCTCTTGCCAGCTGTACCAGCGTTCATGCGATATCTTCCTGGGTCTGCCATTCAACATTGCCAGCTACGCGTTGCTGGTGCATATGGTGGCGCAGCAGTGCGACCTGGAAGTGGGTGATTTTGTCTGGACCGGTGGTGATACCCATCTGTACAGCAACCACCTGGAGCAGGCTCGCCTGCAACTGACCCGTGAACCGCGCCCACTGCCGAAACTGATCATCAAGCGTAAACCTGCCTCGATCTTTGATTACCAGTTCGAAGATTTCGAGATTGAAGGTTACGATCCCCATCCGGCCATCAAAGCGCCGGTAGCGATCTGA
- a CDS encoding prepilin peptidase-dependent protein — protein MRIDQAGFSLLEMLMAMAVGAVLMLSTGRFLPLLLAENLRLQQRVQLQQELQQITQTLQKALRRAGYCNGECSGPALTLRESGSCVLLRWDENSNGRWEGIGHSDSELYGYRLRGSQLEMQRGVDDCNGSGWERLTDPEFMTVEQFSVEREERRLLVQLTGKTGEQSITLESWVVGENL, from the coding sequence ATGCGAATAGACCAGGCCGGTTTTAGCCTGCTGGAAATGCTGATGGCAATGGCCGTCGGGGCAGTATTGATGTTAAGCACCGGACGGTTTTTACCGCTGTTGTTGGCCGAAAATCTGCGTTTACAACAGCGGGTGCAGTTGCAGCAGGAGCTACAGCAAATCACACAAACGCTGCAAAAAGCGCTACGGCGGGCGGGTTACTGCAACGGGGAATGCAGTGGCCCGGCACTAACGCTGCGGGAGAGCGGCAGTTGCGTGTTGCTGCGCTGGGATGAAAACAGCAATGGCCGCTGGGAAGGTATCGGCCACAGCGACAGCGAACTCTATGGCTACCGGCTGCGTGGCAGTCAGCTGGAAATGCAGCGCGGGGTGGATGACTGCAATGGCAGCGGCTGGGAACGTTTAACCGACCCCGAATTTATGACGGTGGAGCAATTTAGCGTTGAACGCGAAGAGCGACGTTTGCTGGTACAACTGACGGGAAAAACAGGCGAACAATCAATAACGCTGGAAAGTTGGGTGGTGGGAGAAAATCTGTGA
- a CDS encoding prepilin-type N-terminal cleavage/methylation domain-containing protein, which translates to MAETLVAMLLLAMSISALLHYHRVLTLSFSQQWQQRQAWQVAGQALLGREVPGWQIQRQQQLQPGGCMLYRVNVSGPQQREASLARLDCVSP; encoded by the coding sequence CTGGCGGAAACCCTGGTCGCGATGCTGCTGCTGGCAATGAGCATCAGCGCGTTGTTGCACTATCATCGGGTGCTAACGCTGAGTTTTAGCCAGCAATGGCAACAGCGTCAGGCATGGCAGGTGGCTGGGCAGGCGCTGTTGGGGCGCGAGGTGCCCGGCTGGCAGATTCAGCGGCAGCAGCAACTTCAGCCCGGTGGCTGCATGCTGTATCGGGTGAATGTAAGTGGCCCGCAGCAACGGGAAGCCTCACTGGCGCGGCTGGATTGTGTTTCCCCCTGA
- the recC gene encoding exodeoxyribonuclease V subunit gamma: MFRVYHSNQLDLLKDLAVTLIKLEPLADPLAAEQVLVQSPGMAQWLQMELAQSFGIAANIDFPLPATFIWNMFVQVLPDIPKESAFTKASMSWKLMHRLPTLLEQEAFQPLRHYLHDDDDKRKLYQLSTRVADLFDQYLVYRSDWLNCWERGELIEGLGDSQQWQAALWRDLVDFTASLGQPLWHRANLYARFIQTLEQAKSPPPGLPQRVFICGISALPPVYLQALEALGRHIDIHLLFTNPCRHYWGDIQDYAFLAKLQSRQRRRLHSTEQQPLFRDPALAPALFNAAGEQQLTNPLLASWGKLGRDNLFLLSQMEAAANDIDAFVEMPTDTLLHALQADLLNLEDNAVLGVNAGELADSHGKRLLDPQDHSLTIQVCHSAQREVEILQDHLLALMEADPDLKPRDIIVMVADIDSYAPFIQAVFASAPASRYLPFAISDRRASQAHPAILALLSLLALPDSRFASEEVLALLEVPALAQRFSVDESGLRLLRRWVMESGIRWGLDDASVEALALPVTGQHTWRFGLQRMLLGYALESRNGDWQGILPYDESTGLIAELAGYLAELLAKLEAWRTRLAQERTLNDWLPLCRELIDSFFNGDSESEAALMLVETQWKQIIEQGMQAAYQQVIPVTLLRDELRSRLDQQRISQRFLAGPVNFCTLMPMRSIPFKVVCLLGMNDGVYPRTLAPLGFDLMQQQMRKGDRSRRDDDRYLFLEAIISAQQQLYISFIGRAIQDNTERYPSVLVTELVDYLGQSFCLPGDEDSEPDVSEQRVREHLQILHSRMPFATENYLPGRHGQSFAAEWLPAAAGQGEAQPDFVQPLDALPITTLSLEQLLRFWRHPVRAWFQQRLGVAFWMEESELPDSEPFAPDSLERYQINAQLLNTLVAGEDPSQLYARHRAAGNLPYGAFGELFWQSQTEEMQEVAAEVSGQRQAAESWEVDLLLGDVQLTGWLTQVQADGLLRWRPGVLNMNDGLLLWLEHLVYCALGGSGESRMYGRKQSRWRFNALPREQALSVLQEYVAGYQAGLAQPLMLLNKSGGAWLDASFDAKTGQLLNDEATQSKARSRLLQAWQGGFQLEGEGSDPYLQRLSRVLDDAALQAITDAARRWYLPVRLAHQDDE, from the coding sequence ATGTTCCGGGTTTACCACTCCAATCAGCTTGACCTGTTAAAAGATCTGGCGGTCACGTTGATTAAACTAGAACCCCTTGCGGACCCTCTCGCGGCCGAACAAGTACTGGTACAAAGCCCCGGTATGGCGCAATGGTTGCAGATGGAACTGGCGCAGAGCTTTGGCATTGCGGCAAACATCGACTTTCCGCTCCCTGCCACCTTTATCTGGAACATGTTTGTGCAGGTGTTGCCGGATATCCCAAAAGAAAGCGCCTTCACCAAAGCCAGTATGAGCTGGAAGCTGATGCATCGCCTGCCAACTTTGCTGGAGCAAGAGGCGTTTCAGCCGCTGCGCCACTACCTGCATGATGATGATGACAAGCGCAAGCTGTATCAGCTCAGTACGCGCGTTGCAGACCTGTTTGACCAATATCTGGTGTATCGCTCGGATTGGCTGAATTGCTGGGAACGCGGCGAGTTGATTGAAGGCTTAGGTGATTCACAGCAGTGGCAGGCGGCATTATGGCGCGACCTGGTCGACTTTACCGCGAGCCTTGGTCAGCCATTGTGGCACCGCGCCAATTTGTATGCGCGCTTTATCCAGACGCTGGAACAGGCCAAAAGTCCGCCACCGGGCCTGCCACAGCGCGTGTTTATCTGCGGGATATCGGCACTGCCGCCCGTCTATTTGCAGGCGCTGGAGGCGTTGGGACGCCACATCGATATTCATCTCCTGTTTACCAATCCCTGCCGTCATTACTGGGGCGATATCCAGGATTACGCCTTTCTGGCTAAACTCCAGAGCCGTCAGCGTCGCCGACTTCATTCAACAGAGCAGCAGCCGCTGTTCCGCGATCCTGCACTGGCACCGGCGCTGTTTAATGCCGCCGGTGAACAACAGTTAACTAACCCACTACTGGCGTCGTGGGGCAAGTTAGGGCGCGATAATCTGTTCCTGCTGAGTCAGATGGAAGCGGCCGCTAACGATATTGATGCTTTTGTGGAAATGCCCACGGATACTTTGCTGCATGCGTTGCAGGCGGATTTACTCAACCTGGAAGATAATGCGGTGCTGGGTGTCAACGCGGGAGAACTGGCGGACAGCCACGGCAAGCGTTTGCTGGACCCGCAGGATCATTCGTTGACCATTCAGGTGTGCCATAGCGCCCAGCGTGAAGTGGAGATCTTACAGGATCATTTGTTGGCATTGATGGAAGCCGATCCCGACCTGAAGCCGCGCGATATCATCGTGATGGTGGCCGATATCGACAGCTACGCGCCGTTTATTCAGGCAGTGTTCGCCAGCGCGCCGGCTTCGCGCTATTTGCCGTTTGCTATCTCAGATCGCCGTGCCAGCCAGGCGCATCCGGCCATTCTGGCGCTGCTGAGCCTGTTGGCGCTGCCGGACAGCCGTTTCGCCTCGGAAGAGGTGCTGGCACTGCTGGAAGTTCCGGCGTTGGCGCAGCGCTTCTCGGTAGACGAAAGCGGATTGCGCCTGCTACGCCGCTGGGTGATGGAGTCCGGGATTCGTTGGGGGCTGGATGATGCCAGCGTGGAAGCGCTGGCTCTCCCGGTCACCGGACAGCACACCTGGCGCTTCGGCCTGCAACGTATGCTGCTCGGTTATGCGCTGGAAAGCCGCAACGGTGACTGGCAAGGCATTCTGCCTTACGACGAATCCACCGGGCTGATTGCCGAACTGGCGGGGTATCTGGCGGAGCTCCTGGCAAAGCTGGAGGCATGGCGCACGCGGTTAGCCCAGGAGCGCACCCTTAATGACTGGCTACCGTTATGTCGTGAATTAATTGACAGCTTTTTCAACGGTGATAGCGAAAGTGAAGCGGCGTTGATGCTGGTGGAAACCCAGTGGAAGCAGATTATCGAGCAGGGTATGCAGGCTGCATATCAACAGGTGATTCCGGTGACGTTGCTGCGTGATGAGCTCCGCTCGCGGCTCGATCAGCAACGAATCAGTCAGCGATTCCTTGCAGGTCCGGTTAATTTCTGTACGCTGATGCCGATGCGTTCGATTCCGTTTAAAGTGGTGTGTTTGCTGGGCATGAATGATGGCGTCTACCCGCGCACCCTGGCACCCCTTGGTTTTGACCTGATGCAGCAACAGATGCGTAAAGGCGATCGCAGTCGCCGTGATGATGACCGCTATCTGTTCCTTGAAGCGATAATTTCCGCGCAGCAACAGTTGTACATCAGCTTTATTGGTCGAGCGATTCAGGACAATACAGAACGCTATCCTTCGGTGCTGGTCACGGAACTGGTGGATTATCTCGGTCAGAGTTTCTGCCTGCCAGGCGACGAAGATAGTGAACCGGATGTCAGCGAGCAGCGTGTGCGTGAGCATTTACAGATTCTGCACAGCCGTATGCCGTTTGCCACCGAAAACTATCTGCCGGGACGTCACGGGCAAAGTTTTGCCGCCGAGTGGTTACCTGCCGCCGCAGGGCAGGGGGAAGCACAACCTGATTTTGTCCAACCCCTGGATGCGCTGCCTATCACCACGTTATCGCTGGAACAGCTGCTGCGTTTTTGGCGTCACCCGGTGCGGGCCTGGTTCCAGCAGCGACTGGGCGTCGCATTCTGGATGGAAGAGAGTGAATTGCCGGACAGCGAACCTTTCGCTCCAGACAGTCTCGAACGCTACCAGATCAACGCACAGTTGTTGAATACCCTGGTCGCCGGAGAGGACCCATCACAGTTGTATGCCCGTCATCGCGCGGCAGGTAACCTGCCTTATGGTGCTTTTGGGGAACTTTTCTGGCAAAGCCAGACCGAAGAGATGCAGGAAGTGGCCGCTGAGGTCAGTGGACAACGTCAGGCGGCGGAAAGCTGGGAAGTGGATCTGCTGCTTGGCGATGTGCAGTTGACCGGCTGGCTTACCCAGGTGCAAGCTGATGGACTGCTGCGCTGGCGTCCCGGCGTGCTCAATATGAATGATGGTTTGCTGTTGTGGCTGGAGCATCTGGTGTATTGCGCGTTGGGGGGCAGTGGCGAAAGCCGGATGTATGGACGTAAACAGAGCCGCTGGCGTTTTAACGCACTGCCTCGTGAACAGGCACTGAGTGTGTTGCAGGAGTATGTGGCCGGGTATCAGGCGGGGTTAGCGCAGCCACTGATGCTGTTGAATAAATCCGGCGGAGCTTGGCTGGATGCGAGTTTTGATGCCAAAACCGGCCAGTTATTGAATGACGAAGCCACACAAAGCAAAGCGCGCAGTCGGCTGTTACAGGCCTGGCAGGGCGGTTTTCAACTGGAAGGCGAGGGCAGTGATCCTTACCTCCAGCGTCTGAGTCGCGTGCTTGATGACGCGGCATTACAGGCAATCACTGATGCGGCACGACGCTGGTATTTACCGGTGCGTCTGGCACATCAGGATGATGAATAG
- the ptrA gene encoding pitrilysin, which translates to MRIYARWIAALLLSVTALFAVADEQGGWQPVNETIRKSDHDPRAYQAITLTNGMTVLLVSDPAAPKSLAALTLPIGSLDDPNQQLGLAHYLEHMVLMGSKLYPQPDNLAEFLKKHGGSHNASTASYRTAFYLEVENDALQPAVDRLADAIAEPLLDPVNADRERHAVNAELTMARSRDGLRMAQVGAETLNPAHPGARFSGGNLDTLKDKPDSKLHQALLDFYHSHYSANLMKAVIYSNKPLPEMADIAAKTFGRVTNHQAKVPDINVPVVTDAQKGIIIHYVPAQPRKQLKIEFRIANNSDRFRSKTDTLISYLLGNRSKNTLNDWLQRQGLADGVNAGADPMTERTSGVFAITVSLTDKGLAQRDEVVAAIFSYLDMLRNKGIDKAYFDEVSHVLALDFRYPSITRDMDYIEWLVDTMLRVPIEHALDAPYLADDYDPAAIKARLAEMTPQNARIWYISPQEPHNKEAYFVNAPYQVDKITDAQFSDWQQRAAAIQLSLPTLNPYIPSDFSIMPSDGKTYTHPVALTTGDNMRIFWMPSQFYASEPKAAITLALRNKAAISDAQQQVLFGLNDYLSSLALDQLNSQASVGGISFSTGENDGLEFNASGFTQRLPELLKKLVEGYATFTPTEQQLEQAKSWYLDQLESADKGKAFELAIQPMQMLSQLPYTQREVRRKLVKDITLKQVTDYRDALIHHATPEMIVVGNLPADRVKQLGEDLKQQLQSDGHSYWHSNYVAIEKPVKANLQKAGSSTDSALAALYVPLGYSEYQSMANSSMLSQIVQPWFYNQLRTVEQLGYAVFAFQMPVGRQWGIGFLLQSNSKQPSYLLQRFQAFYPQAEQRLRSMKPEEFAQYQQAMINDLQQRPQTLDEEANRYNRDFNRQNFAFDTREKVVAQIQQLTPVGLADFFHQAVLAQQGMAMISQIGGSHDGTVKDDYAQLPDWTTWQEVSQLQQSLPVKSDAQ; encoded by the coding sequence ATGCGGATTTACGCACGCTGGATAGCGGCGCTGCTGTTGAGCGTCACAGCACTGTTTGCTGTGGCTGATGAGCAAGGCGGCTGGCAGCCAGTCAATGAAACCATTCGTAAAAGCGATCACGATCCACGCGCCTATCAGGCGATTACGCTGACAAACGGTATGACCGTTTTACTGGTCTCCGATCCCGCCGCACCCAAGTCGCTGGCAGCTCTGACCTTACCGATAGGATCGCTCGACGATCCCAATCAACAACTGGGGCTGGCGCACTACCTTGAACATATGGTGCTGATGGGGTCGAAGCTTTATCCGCAGCCGGATAACCTCGCAGAATTCCTGAAAAAACATGGCGGCAGCCATAATGCCAGCACAGCGTCTTATCGCACGGCGTTTTATCTGGAAGTGGAAAATGATGCACTGCAACCGGCGGTGGATCGTTTGGCTGATGCGATTGCCGAGCCGTTACTTGATCCGGTGAACGCCGATCGTGAGCGGCATGCGGTGAATGCGGAACTGACGATGGCACGCTCGCGTGATGGCTTACGCATGGCACAGGTGGGCGCGGAGACCCTCAACCCGGCACATCCCGGTGCACGTTTTTCTGGCGGTAACCTCGACACGCTGAAAGATAAACCGGATAGCAAGTTGCATCAGGCATTGCTTGATTTCTATCACAGCCACTACTCAGCCAACCTGATGAAAGCGGTGATTTACAGCAATAAACCGTTGCCGGAAATGGCGGATATCGCGGCGAAAACCTTTGGCCGCGTCACCAATCATCAGGCTAAAGTCCCGGATATCAATGTACCGGTGGTGACCGATGCACAGAAAGGCATCATCATTCATTACGTGCCTGCCCAGCCGCGCAAGCAGCTGAAAATTGAGTTCCGCATTGCCAATAACAGTGACCGTTTCCGCAGCAAAACGGATACCTTGATCAGCTACCTGCTGGGGAATCGTAGCAAAAACACCCTGAACGACTGGCTGCAACGGCAGGGACTGGCGGACGGTGTCAACGCCGGAGCCGATCCGATGACGGAACGCACCAGCGGTGTGTTCGCCATTACCGTGTCCCTGACCGATAAAGGTCTGGCACAGCGTGACGAAGTGGTGGCGGCGATCTTCAGTTACCTCGACATGCTGCGCAATAAAGGCATCGATAAAGCCTATTTCGATGAAGTTTCCCATGTACTGGCGCTGGATTTCCGTTATCCCTCCATCACCCGTGATATGGATTACATCGAATGGCTGGTCGATACCATGCTGCGCGTGCCTATCGAGCATGCGCTGGATGCGCCATATCTGGCCGATGATTATGATCCCGCTGCGATCAAAGCACGTCTGGCGGAGATGACACCGCAGAATGCGCGTATCTGGTATATCAGCCCGCAGGAACCGCACAACAAAGAAGCCTACTTTGTTAATGCACCTTATCAGGTGGATAAAATCACTGATGCCCAGTTCAGCGACTGGCAGCAGCGTGCGGCAGCCATCCAGCTGTCGTTGCCGACGCTTAACCCGTATATCCCGTCAGATTTCTCCATCATGCCGTCTGATGGCAAAACCTACACGCATCCAGTGGCGCTGACCACCGGCGACAACATGCGTATTTTCTGGATGCCGAGCCAGTTCTACGCCAGCGAACCTAAAGCCGCCATCACCCTGGCGCTGCGCAACAAAGCGGCGATCAGCGATGCGCAGCAACAAGTGTTGTTTGGCCTGAATGACTATCTCTCCAGCCTGGCGTTGGATCAGCTGAACTCGCAGGCATCGGTCGGCGGAATCAGTTTCTCCACCGGGGAAAATGATGGCCTGGAGTTTAACGCCAGCGGCTTCACTCAGCGTTTGCCGGAACTGTTGAAAAAGCTGGTGGAAGGCTATGCCACCTTCACCCCGACGGAGCAACAACTGGAACAGGCCAAATCCTGGTATCTTGATCAGCTGGAGTCCGCCGACAAAGGTAAAGCCTTTGAGTTGGCGATCCAGCCGATGCAGATGCTGTCGCAGCTGCCTTATACCCAGCGAGAAGTCCGTCGCAAGCTGGTGAAAGATATTACCCTGAAGCAAGTGACCGACTACCGTGATGCGCTGATCCATCATGCCACGCCAGAAATGATCGTGGTGGGTAACCTCCCGGCGGATCGGGTTAAACAGCTGGGTGAGGATCTGAAACAGCAGTTGCAGAGCGATGGTCATAGCTACTGGCACAGCAACTATGTGGCGATAGAGAAACCGGTCAAAGCCAATCTGCAAAAAGCGGGTAGCAGCACCGATTCGGCACTGGCCGCGCTCTATGTCCCGCTGGGTTACAGCGAATACCAAAGCATGGCGAACAGCTCGATGCTGAGCCAAATCGTCCAGCCGTGGTTCTACAACCAATTGCGCACGGTTGAACAGCTGGGCTATGCGGTATTTGCTTTCCAGATGCCGGTAGGACGTCAGTGGGGCATCGGTTTCCTGTTGCAGAGCAATAGCAAACAACCTTCGTACCTGCTGCAACGCTTCCAGGCGTTCTACCCACAGGCCGAGCAGCGCCTGCGTAGCATGAAGCCGGAGGAGTTTGCGCAGTATCAACAGGCGATGATCAACGATTTACAGCAACGTCCGCAAACGCTGGATGAGGAAGCTAATCGCTATAATCGCGATTTCAACCGACAGAATTTTGCCTTTGATACCCGTGAAAAGGTGGTCGCTCAGATTCAGCAGCTGACCCCCGTCGGTTTAGCTGATTTCTTCCATCAGGCGGTGCTGGCACAACAGGGTATGGCAATGATTTCGCAAATCGGCGGCAGCCACGATGGTACGGTGAAAGACGATTACGCCCAGCTACCTGACTGGACGACCTGGCAGGAAGTTTCCCAGTTGCAACAGTCGCTGCCGGTTAAGAGTGACGCCCAATGA